The Anser cygnoides isolate HZ-2024a breed goose chromosome 19, Taihu_goose_T2T_genome, whole genome shotgun sequence genome contains a region encoding:
- the LOC136786673 gene encoding uncharacterized protein isoform X7 — MQTSGAKWIFAVGLFDSPPGPDDAKLTDISYPGDQQSVTFGTKSQVKAALRALQGGTSAVIASGTHPKISGHVITDVVEGKKVGTFFSEVKPADIDEIPSKPPLLQAERSQLSQPVLIGKVLQSLTILVALRWTLCSVSRSLLYWEAQAQHSRCGLTVPEQRGRIAFLDLLAILCLMPPRIPSAAFAAKAHCCFVFKLVSTRKLSSFSEKFLSGKKCDISAFHFVLLQ; from the exons gACTCTTTGACAGCCCTCCAGGACCCGACGATGCAAAGCTCACTGACATATCCTACCCAGGAGACCAACAATCTGTGACATTTGGAACCAAATCCCAG gtgaaagcagctctgcGGGCCCTCCAAGGAGGCACCTCTGCAGTGATTGCAAGTGGAACCCACCCAAAGATCTCGGGTCATGTCATCACAGATgttgtggaagggaagaaagttggaacttttttttcagaggtaaaacCTGCAG ACATCGATGAGATCCCCtccaagcctcctcttctccaggccgaacggtcccagctctcccagcctgtcctcataggaaaggtgcttcagtcccttaccatcctcgtggccctccgtTGGACTCtttgcagtgtgtccaggtctctcttgtactgggaggcccaggcccagcactccaggtgcggcctcaccgttcctgagcagagggggaggatcgcctttcttgacctgctggcaatactttgcctaatgccaCCCAGGATAccctcagctgcttttgcagcaaagGCACATTGCTGTTTCGTGTTCAagttggtgtccaccaggaaaCTTAGctccttttctgaaaagttcctttctgggaaaaagTGCGATATCAGCGCTTTTCACTTTGTCCTACTGCAATAA
- the LOC136786673 gene encoding uncharacterized protein isoform X14: MRCPSEPSLRAGAFHDWLGTQGGSGVTASLNSGRKRSVIGSEEPRAEVPCRACRHYGRKLSARAGLGSGRAAEARCRNEGRSSSPPLGPPRGLSPSEGGAAAEGRKAAAGVLQSQVSQEKEQADCPEDLLQRQINPVRSVPDSCQWDHPVVAGKIQEQDGAWKNVTYGGAGNSLLLGNRFSRLVLPPLCAF, from the exons ATGCGGTGTCCGAGCGAGCCGTCATTGAGGGCAGGAGCATTCCATGATTGGCTGGGAACCCAGGGCGGAAGTGGCGTCACGGCTAGCCTTAACTCAGGGCGGAAAcgctccgtgattggctcggAGGAACCCAGGGCGGAGGTGCCGTGCAGGGCTTGCCGGCACTATGGGCGGAAGCTGTCGGCTCGGGCCGGGCTCGGCTCGGGCCGCGCCGCCGAGGCGCGGTGCCGCAACGAG ggcagaagcagctccccgccgctgggACCCCCGCGGGGTTTGTCGCCGAGTGAAGGTGGCgcggcagctgaagggaggaaagctgcagctggcgtgctgcagtcgcaggtttcccaggagaaagagcaggcCGACTGTCCAG AAGACTTACTTCAGCGTCAAATAAACCCTGTGCGAAGCGTCCCCGACTCATGCCAGTGGGACCATCCCGTTGTGGCTGGTAAAATCCAGGAACAGGACGGTGCTTGGAAGAACGTAACCTATGGAGGAGCAGGCAACAGTCTCCTGTTAGGCAACAGGTTTTCAAGACTGGTTTTGCCACCCCTCTGCGCATTTTGA